The following proteins are encoded in a genomic region of Syntrophotaleaceae bacterium:
- a CDS encoding hydrogenase has translation MLKIIVERLRQGHRTGKYPRQDPVLPERFRGRPDLKPELCPEACRSCIAVCPYGALDKEDGRLRLDMGLCLFCAECAAACSHGALTFSRDWRLAARRREELVVDGGEAILAEALDKRMQKLFGRSLKLRQVSAGGCNACEADLNVLGTLAFDLGRFGIQFVASPRHADGIIVTGPVSENMKSALLDTYAAVPEPKLVIASGACAIGGGPFLTSPEVNKGIGDLLPVDLYIPGCPPHPYTALDGLLRLLGRL, from the coding sequence ATGTTGAAAATCATCGTTGAACGGCTGCGCCAGGGTCACCGGACCGGCAAATATCCCCGTCAGGACCCGGTATTGCCGGAGCGGTTTCGCGGCCGGCCGGATCTGAAACCCGAACTTTGCCCCGAAGCATGCCGCAGTTGCATTGCCGTCTGCCCCTATGGAGCGCTAGACAAGGAAGATGGTCGATTGCGGCTGGATATGGGGCTGTGCCTGTTCTGCGCCGAGTGTGCGGCCGCCTGTTCCCATGGGGCCCTGACCTTTTCCCGCGACTGGCGCCTGGCAGCGCGGCGGCGAGAGGAACTGGTGGTCGACGGTGGCGAAGCCATTCTGGCCGAGGCTTTGGACAAGCGGATGCAGAAGCTGTTCGGACGCTCACTGAAGCTGCGCCAGGTTTCGGCGGGGGGCTGCAACGCCTGTGAAGCCGATCTCAACGTGCTCGGAACCCTGGCTTTCGACCTCGGCCGCTTCGGCATCCAGTTCGTCGCCTCCCCGCGTCATGCCGACGGCATCATTGTGACCGGTCCGGTCAGTGAGAACATGAAGAGTGCCCTGCTCGACACCTACGCCGCGGTGCCGGAACCGAAGCTGGTCATCGCCTCCGGCGCCTGCGCCATCGGCGGCGGGCCTTTTTTGACCAGCCCTGAAGTCAACAAAGGCATCGGCGATCTGCTGCCGGTCGACCTCTACATCCCCGGCTGTCCGCCCCATCCCTATACCGCCCTCGATGGGCTGCTGCGGCTGCTCGGGCGGCTGTGA
- a CDS encoding NlpC/P60 family protein, translating to MTRTAGIARLLTLLMLAALVGCAPFLRKPVYDYSDYQDPLGEVIGAQTDVPLESMGYSTQVGAFGNLENAVRLEQLLQQRGIEAYYFRHESGLFKVRFGNHPSYQMARSEAERLQTQGLIDAFFIVIPEDYAAARIRKTGRGDLREELVRTAHRFLGVPYQWGGTDSQGGFDCSGLTMVCYRLNGLNLPRVSRNQFQAGRWVPKDKLQKGDLVFFATRGGNRVSHVGMYIGGGRFIHAPRTGDKVRIEKLSNSFFTKTYMGGRSYL from the coding sequence ATGACCCGGACCGCCGGAATCGCCCGACTGTTGACCCTGCTGATGCTGGCAGCCCTCGTGGGCTGCGCCCCTTTTCTGCGCAAACCGGTTTACGATTATTCAGATTACCAGGACCCCTTGGGTGAAGTCATAGGAGCTCAGACGGATGTTCCCCTTGAATCCATGGGCTATTCCACCCAGGTCGGCGCCTTCGGCAATCTGGAGAATGCCGTGCGCCTGGAACAGCTGCTTCAGCAGCGGGGGATCGAGGCCTATTATTTCCGCCATGAATCCGGTCTGTTCAAGGTCAGGTTCGGCAATCACCCTTCCTACCAGATGGCCCGCAGCGAGGCCGAGCGGTTGCAGACCCAGGGTTTGATCGATGCCTTCTTCATTGTCATTCCGGAAGATTACGCGGCCGCCCGGATCCGCAAGACCGGTCGAGGCGACCTGCGGGAGGAATTGGTCAGAACCGCCCACCGTTTTCTCGGGGTTCCTTATCAATGGGGCGGAACCGACAGCCAGGGAGGATTCGACTGCAGCGGCCTGACCATGGTCTGCTACCGCCTCAACGGCCTCAACCTGCCGCGGGTGTCCCGCAACCAGTTTCAGGCCGGGCGCTGGGTTCCAAAAGATAAACTGCAGAAAGGGGACCTGGTATTCTTCGCCACCCGGGGCGGTAACCGGGTCAGTCACGTCGGCATGTATATCGGCGGCGGCCGCTTCATCCACGCCCCCCGCACCGGCGACAAGGTCCGGATCGAAAAACTGTCCAACTCCTTCTTCACCAAAACCTACATGGGCGGCCGCAGCTATCTTTAG
- a CDS encoding chloride channel protein produces the protein MMTMPHMSPASLSSWFRRRAAALFPRLGMTENTFMALVAVGIGIAAGLGNYAFRKAIDLIHWLVIEQGSEFFAISLEQWSLSRFWSVLFPMTGALLLIPLWIFFPKDMKSGIPDFLERVNLKGAKIPGRLMFTRGLACAITLGTGGSAGQEGPIAQIGGAIGSQIGQTFKMSGNRLKVMVACGVAAGIAATFNAPIAGVFFAHEIVLLSAFELTSFTAIVISSGISTVISRALLGDLPALRVDVYPLAHPWELAFYAILGILIGGLAVLFIDFHYRIVDRFAALKLPRLVKPLLGGALVGIIGIAFPQVFGNGYEFMESVVLRGEGLLWVLAALVIAKTVATSITLGSGMPGGLFAPALFIGAVTGGAFGKFLAWLFPNTVNLTGTYALVGMGAFLSAAMHAPITAIFLLFEMTGSYDVIIPIMLSCVISTAICRHYKSDSLDTVELSRAGIDLEAGKERNIMKSLKVGDVMTRDPESVPENMTLRQFNEFMVSTRHANFPLVNRNGDLTGIISVQDFAGVVFERDLLDLVVVKELATLKVITVFEDDNLDSAMRKIGYRNIEQLPVVDKESGQKLLGIISRRDMVSAYNRVLMVRSLEDESDE, from the coding sequence ATGATGACAATGCCGCACATGTCCCCTGCCTCCCTCTCCTCCTGGTTTCGACGACGGGCCGCCGCCCTTTTCCCCCGGCTCGGCATGACCGAAAATACCTTCATGGCCCTGGTGGCGGTCGGTATCGGTATCGCCGCAGGACTTGGCAACTACGCTTTTCGCAAAGCCATTGACCTGATTCATTGGCTGGTCATCGAACAGGGTTCGGAGTTTTTTGCCATTTCCTTGGAGCAGTGGAGCTTGTCCCGCTTCTGGTCGGTGCTGTTCCCGATGACCGGCGCCCTGCTGCTGATCCCCCTCTGGATCTTTTTTCCCAAGGATATGAAAAGCGGTATTCCCGACTTTCTCGAACGGGTCAATCTCAAAGGGGCGAAGATTCCGGGACGGCTGATGTTCACCCGTGGGCTGGCCTGCGCCATCACCCTTGGGACGGGGGGATCCGCCGGACAGGAAGGCCCGATCGCTCAGATCGGGGGCGCCATCGGCAGTCAGATCGGGCAGACCTTCAAAATGAGCGGCAACCGGCTCAAGGTGATGGTGGCCTGCGGGGTGGCCGCCGGGATCGCGGCGACCTTCAACGCACCGATTGCCGGGGTTTTTTTCGCCCACGAAATCGTGCTGCTTTCGGCCTTTGAACTCACTAGTTTTACCGCCATCGTCATCTCCAGCGGCATCAGTACTGTCATCTCCCGCGCCCTACTGGGCGATCTTCCCGCTCTGCGGGTCGATGTCTATCCCCTGGCTCACCCCTGGGAACTGGCTTTCTACGCGATTCTCGGCATCCTGATCGGCGGGCTGGCGGTGCTGTTCATCGATTTTCATTACCGGATTGTCGACCGGTTCGCCGCTCTCAAGCTTCCCCGGCTGGTCAAACCGCTGCTGGGAGGAGCGCTGGTCGGGATTATCGGCATCGCCTTTCCCCAGGTTTTCGGCAACGGCTATGAGTTCATGGAGTCGGTGGTCTTGCGGGGAGAGGGCCTGTTGTGGGTACTCGCCGCACTGGTGATCGCGAAAACGGTGGCGACGTCCATCACCCTGGGCTCCGGCATGCCGGGGGGACTGTTCGCCCCGGCCCTGTTCATCGGTGCGGTCACCGGAGGGGCCTTCGGCAAATTTCTGGCCTGGCTTTTTCCCAACACGGTCAATCTGACAGGAACCTATGCCCTGGTCGGCATGGGCGCTTTTCTCAGCGCCGCCATGCACGCGCCGATTACCGCCATCTTCCTGCTGTTCGAGATGACCGGCTCCTACGATGTCATCATCCCCATCATGCTCTCCTGCGTCATCAGCACCGCCATCTGCCGCCACTACAAGTCGGACAGCCTCGACACGGTGGAGTTGTCCCGGGCCGGCATCGATCTGGAGGCGGGCAAGGAGCGGAACATCATGAAGTCGCTCAAGGTGGGGGACGTCATGACCCGCGACCCTGAATCGGTTCCCGAAAACATGACCCTGCGCCAGTTCAACGAGTTCATGGTCAGCACCCGGCATGCCAATTTCCCTCTGGTCAATCGCAACGGGGATCTGACCGGGATCATTTCCGTGCAGGATTTCGCAGGGGTGGTTTTCGAGCGGGACCTGCTCGATCTGGTGGTGGTCAAGGAGCTGGCGACCCTGAAGGTCATCACCGTTTTCGAGGACGATAACCTCGATTCCGCCATGCGCAAGATCGGCTACCGGAATATCGAGCAGTTGCCGGTGGTGGACAAGGAAAGCGGCCAGAAGCTGCTCGGCATCATCTCCCGCCGGGATATGGTCTCGGCCTACAACCGGGTCCTGATGGTGCGCTCGCTCGAGGATGAAAGCGATGAATGA
- a CDS encoding UvrD-helicase domain-containing protein, giving the protein MNDLLKSLNGMQREAVLHQQGPLLILAGAGSGKTRTLTHRIAWLIRQGQIPPWQILAVTFTNKAAGEMRERLQRLLGSSELPWVSTFHAACVRILRQEIGHLGFSSHFTIYDDQDQQRLLKDILKELNIPEKTLQARSAAGAIDGAKNKGLRPEQVDRGDYYGDLIGRVYALYQKRLKQANALDFGDLLLVTLQLFEDHPAVLAKYSERFRHLLVDEFQDTNQVQYRLVKLLAGAHGNLCVVGDDDQSIYAWRGAEVGNILGFERDFPGTRIIRLEQNYRSTATILEAAGGVVARNVGRKGKTLWTENPAGDKITLKDCGDDLEEARFVAAEIVRLRRNGRHLRDAAVFYRTNAQSRALEEALVREGLRYVMVGGVKFYARMEVKDVLAYLRVLVNPADSLSARRIVNVPARGIGAKTVEQIIVLEEEAGGFLPACDLALERGLLKGAAAAKVAAFAEMMHTLRYKVDQLPFPELTATLIEESGYGPMLREAAHSALLQSDREEAQGRLENLEQLLAGMEEHQGTEKTLEEFLEQVSLVTDLDAYDGNLDRVTLMTLHAAKGLEFPVVFLTGMEEGLFPHGRTLQEGDSLEEERRLCYVGMTRAMDKLYLSHARRRRIYGDFQYNPPSRFLGEIPRHLLSGGEQPTLRHAATHNLASVFEQFEPELFEEQEDVFEEEVRMVPEAEGGLPRIGQQVRHAKFGIGTVRRLEGSGDQQKVFVYFRTVGIKKLLLKFAGLEPA; this is encoded by the coding sequence ATGAATGATCTGTTGAAATCCCTGAACGGCATGCAGCGCGAGGCGGTTTTGCATCAGCAGGGACCCCTGCTGATCCTCGCCGGCGCCGGATCGGGCAAGACCCGGACCCTGACCCATCGCATCGCTTGGCTCATTCGCCAAGGTCAGATACCCCCCTGGCAGATTCTGGCGGTGACCTTCACCAACAAGGCCGCCGGCGAGATGCGCGAGCGGCTGCAGCGCCTGCTCGGCTCTTCCGAACTGCCCTGGGTCAGCACCTTTCATGCCGCCTGCGTGCGCATCCTGCGGCAGGAGATCGGGCATCTGGGGTTTTCCTCCCATTTCACCATCTACGACGATCAGGATCAGCAGCGCCTGCTCAAGGACATTCTCAAGGAATTGAACATTCCGGAGAAGACCCTGCAGGCCCGCTCGGCAGCCGGTGCCATCGACGGCGCCAAGAACAAGGGGCTGCGCCCGGAGCAGGTCGACCGGGGCGATTACTACGGAGACCTGATCGGGCGGGTCTATGCGCTTTACCAGAAGCGCCTCAAGCAGGCCAACGCCCTCGATTTCGGGGATCTGCTGCTGGTCACCCTGCAGCTCTTCGAGGACCATCCGGCAGTTCTCGCCAAATACAGCGAACGCTTCCGGCATCTGCTGGTGGACGAGTTCCAGGACACCAACCAGGTCCAGTATCGCCTGGTGAAGCTGCTCGCCGGGGCCCACGGCAACCTGTGCGTGGTCGGGGACGACGACCAGTCCATTTACGCCTGGCGGGGAGCGGAGGTCGGCAACATCCTGGGCTTCGAGAGGGATTTCCCCGGAACCCGGATCATACGACTGGAGCAGAACTACCGGTCCACAGCCACCATTCTGGAGGCGGCGGGGGGAGTGGTGGCGCGCAACGTCGGACGCAAGGGCAAGACCCTGTGGACGGAAAACCCGGCCGGCGACAAAATCACTCTCAAGGATTGCGGCGACGACCTGGAGGAGGCCCGCTTCGTGGCTGCGGAGATCGTCCGTCTGCGGCGCAACGGCCGCCATCTGCGGGACGCTGCGGTGTTCTACCGCACCAATGCCCAGTCCCGCGCCCTGGAGGAGGCCCTGGTGAGAGAGGGCCTGCGCTATGTCATGGTGGGTGGGGTGAAGTTTTATGCCCGCATGGAGGTCAAGGACGTGCTGGCCTATCTGCGGGTGCTGGTCAATCCCGCCGACTCCCTTTCCGCCCGCCGCATCGTCAATGTGCCGGCCCGGGGCATCGGTGCGAAAACCGTGGAGCAGATCATCGTCCTTGAAGAAGAAGCCGGAGGTTTTCTGCCGGCCTGCGATCTGGCTCTGGAGCGAGGCCTGCTCAAAGGGGCCGCTGCCGCCAAGGTGGCTGCTTTCGCCGAGATGATGCATACCCTCCGTTACAAAGTGGATCAGCTGCCGTTCCCTGAACTGACGGCCACCCTGATCGAGGAGAGTGGTTACGGGCCGATGCTGCGGGAGGCGGCTCATTCGGCTCTGCTGCAGTCGGATCGGGAAGAGGCCCAGGGTCGCCTGGAAAATCTGGAGCAGCTGCTGGCCGGCATGGAGGAGCACCAGGGGACGGAGAAAACCCTGGAGGAATTCCTCGAACAGGTGTCCCTGGTGACCGATCTCGATGCCTACGATGGCAACCTCGACCGGGTCACGCTGATGACCCTGCATGCAGCCAAGGGCCTTGAATTCCCCGTGGTTTTTCTGACCGGCATGGAGGAGGGGCTTTTTCCCCATGGTCGTACTTTACAGGAGGGGGACTCTCTCGAGGAGGAGCGGCGGCTCTGCTATGTGGGTATGACCCGGGCGATGGACAAGCTTTATCTCAGCCATGCCCGAAGGAGGAGGATCTACGGCGATTTTCAGTATAATCCCCCAAGCCGTTTCCTGGGGGAAATTCCCCGCCATCTGCTCTCCGGTGGCGAACAGCCGACCTTGCGGCATGCCGCCACTCACAACCTGGCCTCCGTCTTCGAGCAGTTCGAGCCGGAGCTTTTCGAAGAGCAGGAGGATGTTTTCGAGGAAGAGGTGCGGATGGTTCCCGAGGCGGAAGGGGGGCTCCCGCGCATCGGCCAGCAGGTGCGGCATGCCAAGTTCGGTATCGGCACGGTCCGGCGCCTGGAAGGGAGCGGCGACCAGCAGAAGGTCTTCGTCTACTTCCGTACCGTCGGCATAAAAAAGCTGCTGCTCAAGTTCGCCGGGCTGGAGCCGGCGTGA
- a CDS encoding DUF4139 domain-containing protein, giving the protein MKGTYRNVLGILLILAGCFTAGVVHARQDLPEVRSTLQDQKQVAVTIYNDNLALVRDLRRIALPKGESLLALREVSGGMMPETALLQASGDGKTLQVIEQSFDFDLLTPAKLLEKYVGRSVEVVRVHPQTGAESREQAEVLAANGGVVLRMGDRIETGVPGRLVFPAVPENLRDRPTLVVQLASDRAGERELELSYLTTGLSWEADYVAELNPADDRLDLYGWVTLSNQSGAEFRDARLQLVAGNVHRVAGPPVMDFEARSMMAMAEAPKMAEETLLDYHLYTLDRPTTIRQNQVKQVALLTAAGVPAAKEYVLRGGEYYYRGRHGDLGEKLHPAVYLEFNNREKSGLGVPLPKGVIRVYKQDSRGNAQFVGEDRIEHTAKNEAVRLRLGEAFDVNARRVQTDYKKLAGGEKETLIESAYRIELKNAKSEPVTVIVEEPMPGDWQIVQENLPHEKKNARTAVWKIRVPAEGEAQLTYRTRVKY; this is encoded by the coding sequence ATGAAGGGAACGTACCGAAATGTTCTGGGGATTCTTCTGATTTTGGCCGGCTGCTTTACGGCCGGGGTTGTTCATGCCCGGCAGGATCTGCCGGAAGTGCGCAGCACGCTGCAGGATCAGAAGCAGGTGGCGGTGACCATCTACAACGACAATCTGGCGCTGGTCAGGGATCTGCGGCGGATCGCTCTGCCCAAGGGAGAGAGCCTGCTGGCGCTGCGGGAGGTCAGCGGCGGCATGATGCCGGAGACGGCTCTGCTGCAGGCATCCGGGGACGGGAAAACCCTGCAGGTCATCGAACAGAGCTTCGATTTCGACCTGCTGACGCCTGCAAAACTGCTGGAAAAATACGTTGGCCGGAGCGTCGAGGTAGTGCGGGTTCACCCGCAGACCGGTGCCGAGAGCCGCGAGCAGGCCGAAGTCCTGGCCGCCAACGGCGGGGTGGTGCTGCGCATGGGCGACAGGATCGAGACCGGAGTCCCCGGCCGGCTGGTGTTTCCGGCCGTGCCGGAGAATTTGCGGGACCGGCCGACCCTGGTGGTGCAGCTGGCCAGCGATCGGGCCGGCGAGCGGGAACTCGAGCTGAGCTATCTGACCACCGGGCTCTCCTGGGAGGCCGACTATGTGGCCGAGCTGAATCCCGCAGATGACCGGCTCGATCTTTACGGCTGGGTCACCCTGTCGAACCAGAGTGGCGCCGAATTCCGGGATGCGCGGCTGCAGCTGGTGGCGGGGAATGTGCACCGGGTCGCCGGACCTCCAGTCATGGATTTCGAGGCCCGCTCCATGATGGCGATGGCCGAAGCCCCCAAAATGGCCGAGGAGACACTGCTCGATTATCATCTCTACACCCTCGATCGCCCGACCACCATCAGGCAGAACCAGGTCAAGCAGGTGGCCCTGCTCACGGCGGCGGGAGTGCCGGCGGCCAAGGAGTATGTGCTGCGCGGCGGGGAATATTATTACCGGGGGCGTCATGGCGACCTAGGTGAGAAGCTTCATCCGGCGGTTTATCTGGAGTTCAATAATCGTGAGAAATCCGGCCTTGGCGTGCCGCTGCCGAAAGGGGTCATTCGCGTCTACAAGCAGGACAGCCGCGGCAACGCCCAGTTCGTCGGCGAGGACAGGATCGAGCATACCGCGAAAAACGAAGCAGTCCGTCTCCGTCTGGGCGAGGCCTTCGATGTCAACGCCAGGAGGGTGCAGACCGATTACAAGAAGCTGGCCGGGGGCGAAAAGGAAACCCTGATCGAAAGCGCTTATCGCATCGAACTGAAAAATGCCAAATCCGAGCCGGTGACTGTCATCGTTGAAGAACCGATGCCCGGAGACTGGCAGATCGTCCAGGAAAACCTGCCGCATGAGAAGAAAAATGCCCGTACGGCCGTCTGGAAGATCAGGGTCCCGGCCGAAGGGGAGGCCCAGCTGACCTACCGGACGCGGGTGAAGTATTGA
- a CDS encoding DUF4282 domain-containing protein: MDKGFWEGILGSFLDFSFSEFVTTRLIKVLYILGIACAVIMGLSMIISGFGNGFGTGILSLILSPIAVVLAILAVRIYLELLIVLFRIAENTSDLVKLQKPEAPAADDLA, from the coding sequence ATGGACAAAGGTTTTTGGGAAGGCATTTTGGGCAGTTTCCTGGATTTTTCTTTTTCTGAATTCGTGACTACCCGCCTCATCAAGGTGCTCTATATTTTGGGCATTGCATGCGCCGTCATCATGGGCCTGAGCATGATCATCTCCGGTTTCGGCAATGGGTTCGGAACTGGTATTCTCAGCCTCATTCTGTCTCCCATCGCTGTGGTGCTGGCCATTCTGGCGGTTCGCATCTATCTGGAGCTGCTCATCGTCCTGTTCCGCATCGCCGAAAACACCTCCGACCTGGTCAAACTGCAGAAGCCGGAAGCACCTGCCGCCGACGATCTGGCATAG
- a CDS encoding phosphatase PAP2/dual specificity phosphatase family protein, whose protein sequence is MGHFHRLRRPTRGELIYAALLSAATSLLFIAVYGGCSWLTSLRSDVGTWVYGWERMIPFVPVMIIPYMSIDLFFIAAPFVCADRAERNLLAKRIVFAILAAGAFFLLMPLQFAWPRPVPQGWTGPIFTFLHGFDRPYNMFPSLHIALRTLLADTYARHTRGSLQWLVHLWFSLIGFSTVLTWQHHIIDVAGGFVLALFCFYLIREPVAATPARNYRAGSCYACGGAALILSALALKGWWLLLLWPAFALLLVSAAYFGLIADVFHKTDGRLPLSTLFLLAPVLLGHRLSLLYYQRRADPWNQILPDLWMGRRLDEKEAQKTLQLGVTAVLDLTSEFSEPQAFRSVRYLNLPVLDLTAPSPGQLSAALEFINSEKAKGIVYVHCKIGYSRSAAVVGSWLLAAGLAGSVDEATTILLRARPSLIVRPEARMAIASNLAPS, encoded by the coding sequence ATGGGGCATTTTCACCGTCTCCGTCGCCCGACGCGCGGCGAACTGATCTACGCGGCGCTGCTCTCTGCGGCCACCTCGCTGCTGTTCATCGCGGTCTATGGCGGCTGTTCCTGGCTCACCTCGCTGCGCAGCGACGTCGGCACCTGGGTTTACGGCTGGGAGCGGATGATCCCCTTCGTTCCGGTGATGATCATCCCTTACATGTCGATCGACCTGTTCTTCATCGCCGCGCCCTTCGTCTGCGCCGACCGGGCGGAAAGAAACCTGCTTGCCAAACGGATCGTTTTCGCCATCCTGGCCGCCGGGGCCTTCTTCCTGCTGATGCCCCTGCAATTCGCCTGGCCGCGGCCGGTGCCTCAGGGCTGGACGGGACCGATCTTCACCTTCCTGCACGGTTTCGATCGCCCGTACAACATGTTTCCGTCGCTGCACATCGCCCTGCGCACCCTCCTGGCCGACACCTACGCCCGCCACACCCGGGGCTCCCTGCAGTGGCTGGTTCACCTCTGGTTCAGCCTGATCGGCTTCTCGACCGTTCTCACCTGGCAGCATCACATCATCGACGTCGCCGGCGGCTTTGTCCTCGCCCTGTTCTGCTTCTATCTGATCCGCGAACCTGTCGCCGCAACTCCTGCCAGGAATTATCGGGCAGGCTCCTGTTACGCCTGCGGTGGTGCTGCCCTGATCCTGTCCGCCCTCGCTCTCAAGGGCTGGTGGTTGCTCCTGCTCTGGCCCGCCTTCGCCCTTCTCCTGGTGAGTGCCGCCTATTTCGGTTTGATCGCCGACGTTTTTCACAAGACGGACGGCCGCCTGCCCTTGAGCACCCTTTTTCTTCTGGCCCCTGTACTCCTCGGGCATCGGCTCTCCCTGCTCTATTACCAGCGCCGGGCGGACCCCTGGAACCAGATCCTGCCCGATCTCTGGATGGGCCGCAGGCTTGATGAAAAGGAGGCGCAAAAAACTCTGCAACTCGGGGTCACGGCGGTCCTCGACCTAACCTCGGAATTTTCCGAACCCCAGGCCTTCCGGTCGGTGCGCTACCTGAACCTGCCGGTTCTCGACCTGACCGCCCCTAGCCCGGGACAATTGTCCGCGGCTCTCGAGTTTATAAACTCGGAAAAAGCAAAAGGGATCGTTTACGTCCACTGCAAGATCGGTTATTCGAGGAGCGCCGCCGTGGTCGGCAGCTGGCTCCTTGCAGCAGGGTTGGCGGGATCGGTTGATGAAGCGACCACGATCCTGCTGCGGGCCAGGCCCTCCCTGATCGTGCGACCTGAAGCCCGGATGGCAATAGCCTCAAACCTCGCCCCATCCTGA
- a CDS encoding bifunctional alpha/beta hydrolase/class I SAM-dependent methyltransferase: MEDWTTSEGTFLSWDDTSLFYRSWKPAMTSDRAVIIIHRGHEHSGRVASQVEGLGLTGFWAFSWDNRGHGQSPGERGHADSYYHLVRDLDAFVRHVSEQYGIPVENIAVVANSVGAVTASAWVHDYAPRIRALVLAAPAFRIRLYVPLAIPLLRLLLKIKGKAFVSSYVKSKMLTHDAEAAFDYDADRLITKEIAVNILLEMHDTATRIIEDAAAITTPTLVLSAGSDWVVKNAAQRQFYRRLGSTKKRMEAYPGFFHALLNEKERQRPLTHAREFILEAFDREIDRSALLEADRGGPTRTEYDLLRQSTTWPSALFYAIQKLGMQTIGRMSDGIRLGWRTGFDSGQSLDYVYENRPRGLGFPGKFLDRNYLNAIGWKGIRHRRENLEKLLTETIERISASGEPVSLLDVATGCGRYVLNVLKVNGHREISALLRDFTPANLDQGRALAAEMGLENVRFEQGDAFDPDSIRAVGPRPNLAIVSGLYELFPDNGMVCASLKGIADVMEPGGYLLYTGQPWHPQVDMIARVLSNRDGDPWIMRRRSQAEMDELVRAVGFEKIAMEVDQWGIFTVSVARRAAN; encoded by the coding sequence ATGGAAGACTGGACGACATCGGAAGGAACGTTCCTCAGCTGGGACGATACCAGCCTGTTTTACCGCAGCTGGAAACCCGCTATGACCAGCGACAGGGCCGTGATCATCATCCACCGCGGCCACGAGCATTCCGGACGGGTGGCCTCTCAGGTCGAGGGCCTCGGCCTGACCGGCTTCTGGGCCTTCTCCTGGGACAACCGGGGCCACGGCCAGTCGCCGGGGGAACGGGGCCATGCCGACAGCTATTACCACCTGGTCAGGGATCTGGACGCCTTCGTCCGCCATGTTTCGGAACAATACGGGATCCCCGTCGAAAACATCGCCGTGGTGGCAAACAGCGTCGGCGCGGTGACGGCGAGTGCCTGGGTGCACGACTACGCTCCCCGCATCCGCGCCCTGGTCCTGGCCGCACCGGCCTTCCGTATCCGCCTCTATGTGCCGCTGGCGATCCCCCTGCTCCGGCTGCTGCTCAAGATCAAAGGCAAGGCTTTCGTCAGCAGCTATGTCAAGTCGAAGATGCTGACCCATGATGCCGAGGCAGCCTTCGACTACGATGCGGACAGGCTGATTACCAAGGAAATCGCCGTCAACATCCTGCTCGAGATGCACGATACGGCAACCCGCATCATCGAGGACGCCGCCGCCATCACCACTCCGACCCTGGTCCTTTCGGCGGGCTCCGACTGGGTGGTAAAGAACGCGGCGCAGAGGCAATTCTACCGCCGGCTCGGCTCGACCAAGAAACGGATGGAGGCCTATCCGGGGTTTTTTCACGCCCTCCTGAATGAAAAGGAGCGACAACGGCCGCTGACCCACGCCCGGGAATTCATCCTCGAAGCCTTCGACCGCGAGATCGACCGCTCGGCCCTGCTCGAAGCCGACCGGGGCGGTCCGACCCGGACTGAATACGACCTGCTGCGGCAGTCCACAACCTGGCCTTCGGCCCTCTTCTACGCTATTCAGAAACTGGGGATGCAAACCATCGGCAGAATGAGCGACGGGATCCGCCTCGGCTGGAGAACCGGCTTCGACTCCGGCCAGTCCCTCGACTATGTTTATGAGAACCGGCCCCGCGGGCTGGGGTTCCCGGGGAAATTCCTCGACCGGAATTACCTGAACGCCATCGGCTGGAAGGGCATCCGCCACCGCCGCGAGAATCTGGAGAAGCTTTTGACCGAAACTATCGAGCGGATCTCCGCCTCGGGCGAACCGGTAAGTCTGCTCGACGTTGCCACAGGATGCGGCCGTTATGTGCTCAACGTCCTCAAGGTCAACGGTCATCGGGAGATCAGCGCCCTGCTGCGGGATTTCACCCCGGCCAACCTCGATCAGGGACGGGCGCTCGCGGCGGAGATGGGGCTGGAGAACGTGCGCTTCGAACAGGGGGACGCCTTCGATCCCGATTCGATCCGTGCCGTGGGACCCCGGCCCAATCTGGCCATCGTATCGGGACTGTACGAACTGTTCCCCGACAACGGCATGGTCTGCGCCTCCTTGAAAGGGATCGCCGACGTCATGGAACCGGGTGGCTACCTGCTCTACACCGGCCAGCCCTGGCACCCACAGGTGGACATGATCGCCCGGGTTCTCAGCAACCGTGACGGAGATCCCTGGATCATGCGCCGCCGTTCCCAGGCCGAGATGGACGAACTGGTGAGGGCAGTCGGTTTCGAAAAAATCGCAATGGAGGTCGACCAATGGGGCATTTTCACCGTCTCCGTCGCCCGACGCGCGGCGAACTGA